The following proteins are encoded in a genomic region of Periophthalmus magnuspinnatus isolate fPerMag1 chromosome 23, fPerMag1.2.pri, whole genome shotgun sequence:
- the agpat2 gene encoding 1-acyl-sn-glycerol-3-phosphate acyltransferase beta encodes MDVLWMVSLLLIPLLMWTSSTFVFYFKKFFYVAWMMCLALFAIPLCILKSGGRDIENMRIIRFLVRHVKYFLGLRFEVSGWEHLQTEGPYVIISNHQSSLDVLGLMEILPDRCTMIAKKELTYAGTVGLICWLGGIVFINRKKTSDAKSVMSDAAKTMLEDQIRLWVFPEGTRNQNGDLLLFKKGAFHLAVQAQVPLIPVVFSSYRNFYLRKEKQFKSGTIRLKILPKIETKGLTSDDVSDLCDKSFNVMRSAFLEISPSVSQSNGPMSH; translated from the exons ATGGATGTGCTATGGATGGTGTCCCTGCTGCTGATCCCACTCCTGATGTGGACCAGCAGCAcctttgttttctattttaaaaaGTTCTTCTACGTGGCATGGATGATGTGTTTGGCTCTTTTTGCTATCCCCCTGTGCATACTGAAAAGCGGAGGAAGAGACATTGAAAATATGAG GATCATCCGCTTCCTGGTCCGACATGTAAAATACTTCCTGGGTTTGCGTTTTGAAGTGAGCGGCTGGGAACATCTGCAGACAGAGGGACCCTATGTCATCATCTCCAACCACCAAAGCTCTTTGGATGTATTGG GCCTGATGGAGATCTTACCTGACCGCTGCACCATGATTGCTAAGAAGGAACTCACCTATGCTGGAACAGTTGGGCTGATCTGTTGGCTTGGCGGTATCGTCTTCATCAACCGCAAAAAGACGAGTGATGCCAAAAGTGTCATGTCAGATGCAGCCAAGACTATGTTGGAAGATCAG ATTCGTCTTTGGGTGTTTCCAGAAGGTACAAGGAACCAGAATGGAGATCTTTTGCTATTCAAAAAGGGAGCCTTTCACCTAGCAGTGCAGGCACAG GTACCTCTTATACCCGTCGTGTTCTCGTCCTACAGAAACTTTTATCTACGGAAAGAGAAGCAGTTTAAATCAG GAACCATCCGATTGAAGATTCTTCCCAAGATTGAGACAAAGGGCCTGACATCAGACGACGTGTCAGACCTGTGTGACAAATCCTTCAATGTGATGCGCTCTGCTTTTCTGGAAATCTCTCCCTCCGTATCACAGAGCAACGGGCCTATGAGCCACTGA